The Engystomops pustulosus chromosome 3, aEngPut4.maternal, whole genome shotgun sequence region tataagtaaacagtaaaaatcataaacacattaggtatcagcgtgtccgaaaatgcccgatctatcaaaatataagaatgtttttttactgcgtttaaccccgtaacggaaaatagtgcccaaagtcgcaaatgacatttttttgccattttgaaaaatataaaaaaatcaataaaaagtgatcaaaaggtcgtacaattctaaaaataaaagcattaaaaacgtcatcaaaagtcgcaaaaaatgacaccacccacagctccatacaccaaagtatgaaaaagttattagcgcaagaagacggcaaaatgaagaattttttttttgtacaggaggttttaatttttgtaaatgtatgaaaacattatgcaacctatacaaatttggtatccatgtgatcgtattgacccaatgaataaattagacatgtcatttggagcgcacagtgaaagacgtaacatCTACGCccgcaagaaaacggcgcaaatgcgttttttcaccattttcactgcattcagaatttttttccagcttcccagtatatggcatagacaattaaatgccatcactatgaagtgcaatttgttacgcagaaaacaagccatcacacagctctctacatggaaaaataaaaaagttatagatttttgaaggtggggtgtgaaaaataaagacgcaaaaacgaaaaagggcctggtccttaaggggttaaacaaatatGAGCTTAAGTAAGGATGAGTACATATATAATTCTCCACCCCTTGTCTATCTTATGCAGCATAATATACTAAATATCTGCTTGTCATCTTCTATCTGACAAGTCTTTAATGTTGATTACATTACATGAAAGAGATGGAGTAAGCATCTTCTTAGTCATGTACTCTCCCCAGTTCTATCTTTACTAGGTAGCAATATCAGAGATTAGAAAATGTTTCCTGCTGTGACAGAGGTGAGATTTGGCAGGGCTAAGTTTCAAAAAAGGGCCCAACTCCAGTGCTAAATTGTAATATATTAATGAGAAAAAAGTTTTTCTTACACACCTGAGACTGGGCTTGGAGAACCAGTACGACTTCCTGTGCTTCGTTGGCGGgcattgctgttttggcacaggTCACTTTGTAGAGTTGTGTCCTACACTGTTCAGATTTGTTCCTACACAGATGCTGCACATACTCTGGGTTCTGACAGCCGCTCATTGCACATGTAAAGAAAGATCCATGAAGCAAGGCTATAGAAATCCACATGACAGGAACTATCAAAGCATTCAGGGTCAGCTGCAGAAAAACATGCAGCCCTTGGCAGCGGTAACCACTGGGACACATCTTCTTTGGATTAAGAAAGCATCCTGTAAAAAATTTCCAAGTTCTGCTGTTCAAGAAATAACTTATGATCATAAGAACTACGGCAGGagcaaagagaaaaataaatccataaATAAAGTTATCCTCAGTACATGGGCACTGGAAAACTACCAGAGAAAACAACTGTTGCCCACCGGCAGTAAGAAGGGTCAAAAAACCATAACCGATAGCAGATTTCTTTTCAGAACAAAGCTTAAGCAATTTATGCAAGACATCCATGATGTTGAAACCGTGAGTGCTGTACTAGAAAGTGAGCGACTTCACATAATATATGCTTCTCCTGGAGCGAGAAATTCAAAGCAGAAAACAAGTTTGTCCAGTTTTTAGGTATACAGACCTGTCATTTAGCAGTAAAGCTAACCTACATGTGCTGTGTAGCATATATATTGACTTTTAATTTGTTTTACTAATATGGCTAATAGATGCAATATATTGAGTAATGGGGTTAGGGTGACAATGTGCTGTCATTATGAGGTGTTAAAAGCCTGTAGGCTTAATGCAAGTTATAATTAATAAACTACATGTAGGTGTGCTGCAGGATACCTTACTATGCTCTCCTCTATAGTCATATGGCCTGACCTTTAAGGACATGGTTAAACACATGGGGATTAGACATTGTAAATAAAATTTACACCCACCAAAATCCAACTGATGCATTGGGATAAAAGGTGGTgatttagtagtagtagtaataatattattattaataataataagggGAATATAATCAAGgtgtttaaaatgttttattagcTTCATTATTAACACTGCCCTCTTTCATTACTACAAAGTACAATCCTTTATTCCTCCAGATCTGTGGACCCCAACCAGGGGCTTAAGACCAACATCTATTTGACTTGCCCATTGTTTTACCATAAGTgctggatacaatgttacatcggCACTCAATATTTTAAACATATCCTGACCCATTtaacagtgcccctttaacaattTAAATGctataatacactcaccggccactttattatgtacaccatgctagtaacgggttggacccccttttgccttcaaaactgcctcaattcttcgtggcatagattcaacaaggtgctggaagcattcctcagagattttggtccatattgacatgatggcatcacacagttgccgcagatttgtcggctgcacatccatgatgtgaatctcccgttccaccacatcccaaagatgctctattggattgagatctggtgactgtggaggccatttgagtacagtgaactcattgtcatgttcaagaaaccagtctgagatgattccagctttatgacatggcgcattatgctgctgaaagtagccatcagatgttgggtacattgtggtcataaagggatggacatggtcatcaacaatactcgggtaggctgtggcgttgcaacgatgctcaattggtaccaaggggcccaaagagtgccaagaaaatattccccacaccatgacaccaccaccaccagcctgaaccgttgatacaaggcaggatggatccatgctttcatgccaaattctgaccctaccatccgaatgtcgcagcagaaatcgagactcatcagaccaggcaacgtttttccaatcttctactgtccaatttcgatgagcttgtgcaaattgtagcctcagttcgtGTAACCACAACAAAAGACAAAGGTGGATGCGTATACAGGATATAACAATAACAAAGTAACTATACATACAGGACAATCAAaagattaaaaacacttaaaaaaatacaTGCAACGGAAGTATACAGCTACCAAGGGCAAGTGATGCCCAAATATTCCCTATCCCAAGTTGGTCAATCTAATATCCGCACACAGGTACAATACTCAATAATAATTCATGTATAAACAATCAGTAAACAAGGTACATAAAGTGGCCTGTGCAGATAAGGTGCATGAATGACGTTGTCCCTGAACCTGATCATACAATACCAAAGGTGGTCCCAGAGTAGGAGAGTGACAGGTTAATGCGAACCTGTTGCAGGGGCAGCCAAAAAGGGGAGGAGGGAGTAaggcagaccccacgcgtatcgtcacccgaactggtgacttcctcaggggtaagtgtgtgtatagtgtgatgGCCCTGTTTAAATACCCTCCGGGAGGCCACACCTCTAAAGGTAAGGTCcatggagattgtcttgaccatgtctacatgcctaaatgcactgagttgccaccatgtgattggctgattagaaattaagtgttaacgagcagttggacaggtgtacctaataaagtggccggtgagtgtatgtcttagTTTCATTGTGTCAAACTTTAAGCTTAAAGTAGACCTTTCACCACTCCATGTATATGAAATTCAACATACAATAATGTAGGGGTTTTCAAGCTGATTTCTCCTAGCCCCCACCGTTACTGAGATAACAGCCCTAGTCTCTAATCATTCTTATCTTCACTATCGACAGAGAGGAGTTGCAAGAGTGCGTGCGTGCATGTATGCTAATGTTttctgacactgtccaatcagcgGCAGACAGTGTCAGAGGAGGCGTTCTGGAGTTTAAGTGTACACATAGAGtgatgcttgataatggctctctGGATGAACTGaaatgttgcaccttattttgccctgggtgaataaagatcacctttatactaactggagtgctgcctcgttgcattttttttggatatctggcCTTACAAACCAGTGGATCGGTTTTGTTGGAGGCGTGCAcgcaccattggacttgatccattatattcgctgtgctgctccacaatcggactgtttgctAGAGTGATCTCACTATGCTACAGCCAGCGAGATCACTCTGCTTGCTGCTGCTGTGAGATACGGTGTTCAGCAACAACGCTCTGCACACAGAAGGTTCTCCCTTTGCTACAGCTAGCAAGATCACGCTGTGTTCTATTTACCATTTTGTGCACCCAGCAAATAGAATGATCTTGCTAGCTGTAGTATAGTAAGATCACTCTGGATTTAGAGCTAAGTCGCTTAATGCTGGGATGTCTCTCACTGCAGCTAAGAGAGATCATTCTGCGCTTAAACAGTAGCTCCAGATCACCTCCTCTGTGTtaagataattggtt contains the following coding sequences:
- the CALHM5 gene encoding calcium homeostasis modulator protein 5 is translated as MDVLHKLLKLCSEKKSAIGYGFLTLLTAGGQQLFSLVVFQCPCTEDNFIYGFIFLFAPAVVLMIISYFLNSRTWKFFTGCFLNPKKMCPSGYRCQGLHVFLQLTLNALIVPVMWISIALLHGSFFTCAMSGCQNPEYVQHLCRNKSEQCRTQLYKVTCAKTAMPANEAQEVVLVLQAQSQVIGWCLIAVLASISLLCTCWSSCNSKVSSIQLSFWKMYIEKEKERFDQLAQEYANKLAERNIRSFFENKEPTELELPNNKAWEKISALYTFNPDHQFYSTLHRFVEHGDKDHFRGKEVMMDFVDAQV